In Hyphomicrobiales bacterium, a genomic segment contains:
- the modA gene encoding molybdate ABC transporter substrate-binding protein, translating to MPPVLTKDYFLILLRLFLVLILPLLPVTQSIRADDKPILVFAAISMKNALEPIAAGYEKKTGQKITFSFAGTSTLARQIAAGAPADLFISADIDWVGWLQVQNLTLPETQRTIALNRLALAAPVDSNFSSEQDIAEILNEWRKGGVGRIAVADPEHVPAGRYARSALMALESEIGPYVALEKRFAIAGNVRIASLLVARKEVSLGVVYNSDTVIEPRIKLVGLFPPDSHADIVYPAVRTVEGRPEADSFVTYLGSAMAHKYFKDAGFSLPTRGL from the coding sequence ATGCCTCCCGTTCTCACCAAGGATTATTTTTTGATTTTACTTCGTCTATTTCTTGTTCTCATTCTCCCTCTCTTGCCTGTTACGCAATCGATACGGGCTGATGACAAGCCTATTTTAGTTTTTGCGGCGATTAGTATGAAGAATGCGCTTGAGCCAATTGCCGCTGGCTATGAGAAAAAAACAGGGCAAAAAATCACGTTTTCCTTTGCAGGAACATCGACACTCGCAAGGCAGATTGCTGCTGGTGCACCGGCTGATCTGTTTATTTCAGCTGATATTGATTGGGTTGGCTGGTTGCAGGTTCAAAATCTTACTTTGCCGGAAACACAACGCACGATTGCTTTGAATCGATTGGCGCTTGCAGCCCCCGTCGACAGCAATTTTTCCAGTGAACAGGATATAGCTGAAATATTGAATGAATGGCGCAAAGGTGGGGTGGGGCGTATTGCTGTTGCTGACCCGGAGCACGTACCAGCAGGGCGTTATGCTCGCTCAGCCCTGATGGCGCTTGAGAGCGAGATCGGTCCATATGTGGCATTAGAAAAGCGATTTGCAATCGCGGGAAATGTTCGCATTGCATCTCTTTTGGTTGCCCGCAAAGAGGTCTCATTGGGTGTTGTCTATAATTCAGATACTGTGATTGAGCCGCGTATTAAGCTCGTTGGTCTTTTTCCTCCCGATAGTCACGCAGATATTGTATACCCTGCCGTTAGAACCGTAGAGGGACGCCCTGAAGCGGACTCGTTTGTTACATATTTAGGTAGTGCAATGGCTCATAAGTATTTTAAAGATGCAGGGTTCTCGCTGCCTACCAGAGGGTTGTGA
- the modC gene encoding molybdenum ABC transporter ATP-binding protein, with protein sequence MIDVDIAGKRGDFDYAVRFKSSENVTALFGASGVGKTTVIDALSGDMQPDNGRIDISDTPFYDSVTRKNMSVRKRRVGHVFQDGRLFPHMSVKRNLTYARWAGWRSRKSASFDDVVALLGLGDLLTRMPGTLSGGEKQRVAIGRALLSDPRVLLMDEPLSGLDYQRKSEIMPYLERLAHESGVPIIYVSHDLDEVVRLAGHLVLMDGGRVVSEGPIIDVLPRIHGQFDFARHAPNSLLKAYFGGVDDTYSMTWLTIGQQKLIVPEKLEPRVDAFRIRIDASDVALSTSEPADTSFQNILHGRILGIQHYGGNYSDVSISIDGQALMSRVTRKACDELGLEVEKQVFVLVKSVAVDGVI encoded by the coding sequence ATGATTGATGTTGATATCGCAGGTAAACGCGGTGATTTTGATTATGCCGTGCGTTTTAAATCATCAGAAAATGTGACGGCACTTTTTGGTGCTTCTGGAGTTGGAAAAACCACCGTAATCGATGCTTTGTCGGGTGATATGCAGCCAGATAATGGGCGCATTGATATAAGCGATACGCCTTTTTATGACAGTGTTACGCGTAAAAATATGTCAGTACGTAAACGGCGAGTTGGTCATGTTTTTCAAGATGGACGATTGTTCCCGCATATGTCAGTTAAGCGTAATCTTACCTATGCGCGATGGGCTGGATGGCGCAGCCGTAAATCGGCATCATTTGATGATGTTGTGGCTCTGCTCGGGTTAGGTGACTTATTGACGCGCATGCCGGGAACACTTTCTGGCGGCGAAAAACAAAGAGTGGCAATCGGTCGAGCCCTCTTATCTGACCCCCGCGTTTTGTTGATGGATGAGCCGCTTTCAGGGCTTGATTATCAGCGAAAGAGCGAAATCATGCCCTATCTCGAACGCCTTGCTCATGAGAGCGGTGTGCCGATTATCTATGTCAGTCACGATCTTGACGAAGTGGTGCGATTGGCTGGTCATTTGGTTTTGATGGATGGCGGGCGTGTGGTCAGCGAAGGCCCAATTATAGATGTATTGCCTCGGATCCATGGTCAGTTTGATTTTGCCCGTCATGCGCCTAATTCGCTCCTCAAGGCCTATTTTGGCGGGGTTGATGATACCTATTCAATGACATGGCTTACGATAGGCCAGCAAAAGCTAATCGTGCCAGAGAAACTGGAGCCGAGGGTAGACGCCTTTAGAATACGCATTGATGCGAGTGATGTCGCGCTTTCGACCAGTGAACCCGCGGATACAAGTTTTCAAAACATTCTACATGGCCGTATTCTTGGCATCCAACATTATGGTGGCAATTATTCTGATGTGTCGATCAGCATAGATGGTCAGGCACTGATGTCCCGCGTGACACGCAAAGCCTGCGATGAGCTTGGTCTGGAAGTTGAAAAACAAGTGTTTGTGTTGGTTAAGTCTGTGGCTGTCGACGGCGTTATATAA
- a CDS encoding pyridoxal phosphate-dependent aminotransferase, whose translation MTLLKTYKGFDRIGEENAFAVLARATELSQQGKDIINLGIGQPDFPTPDHIVEAAIKALKDGHHGYTPANGILPLREAVANDLNTRYNVAVNPDNVIVVPGGKVTMFAAILMFGEPGADILYPDPGFPIYRSMIEYTGANPVAIPIREENGFAFSADETLSLITDKTRLIVINSPANPCGGVTPKAEIDKLVAGLEKFPNVAILSDEIYDQMTYDGEEHVSLLTYPEIQDRLILLNGWSKTYAMTGWRMGYSVWPDELYDKMRKLAVNCWSCVNAPAQHAGLAALTGPQDAVREMMVAFDARRKLVTEKLNALPQVSCVTPKGAFYAFPNIKETGWKSKKLASTLLEDAGVALIGGPDFGIYGEGYIRVSYANSAENIERAIDRVGDFLAQHK comes from the coding sequence ATGACACTGCTCAAGACATATAAAGGCTTTGACCGCATCGGAGAAGAAAATGCTTTTGCCGTTCTTGCTCGAGCAACCGAGCTTAGCCAGCAAGGCAAAGACATTATCAATCTGGGCATTGGGCAGCCTGACTTTCCAACACCAGACCACATCGTAGAAGCCGCCATTAAAGCCCTCAAAGATGGGCACCATGGCTATACACCTGCAAACGGTATTTTACCTCTACGCGAGGCCGTAGCCAATGATTTGAATACTCGATATAACGTGGCTGTAAACCCTGACAATGTGATCGTCGTACCAGGCGGTAAGGTGACAATGTTTGCCGCCATCTTGATGTTCGGCGAACCAGGGGCAGATATTCTCTACCCCGACCCAGGCTTTCCCATCTACCGCTCGATGATTGAATATACAGGCGCTAATCCTGTCGCCATCCCTATCCGCGAAGAAAACGGATTTGCTTTCTCAGCTGACGAAACTTTATCTCTCATCACAGATAAAACACGCCTCATTGTCATCAATTCTCCTGCCAATCCTTGCGGTGGTGTTACACCGAAAGCCGAGATTGATAAACTTGTCGCAGGCCTTGAGAAATTCCCGAATGTCGCCATCCTATCTGATGAAATCTATGACCAGATGACCTATGATGGCGAGGAACATGTATCGCTTCTCACCTATCCCGAAATACAAGACCGATTGATCCTGCTAAACGGTTGGTCAAAAACCTACGCCATGACAGGTTGGCGTATGGGATATTCAGTCTGGCCGGACGAGCTTTATGACAAAATGCGCAAGCTTGCCGTCAATTGCTGGTCATGCGTGAACGCACCAGCACAACATGCCGGTCTTGCCGCCCTCACCGGCCCACAAGATGCAGTGAGGGAGATGATGGTCGCCTTTGATGCACGTCGTAAACTTGTCACCGAAAAATTAAACGCCCTACCACAGGTATCTTGTGTCACACCCAAGGGCGCTTTTTATGCCTTCCCTAACATCAAAGAAACTGGTTGGAAATCAAAGAAACTTGCCTCTACTTTATTAGAAGATGCAGGTGTTGCCCTTATAGGCGGGCCTGACTTTGGCATTTATGGTGAAGGTTATATTCGCGTCTCTTATGCAAATTCTGCTGAAAATATTGAGCGCGCTATAGACCGTGTGGGTGATTTTTTGGCACAGCATAAATAA
- the modB gene encoding molybdate ABC transporter permease subunit has protein sequence MDGFFQFFKLSDVEWTAVILSLKVACAAVAVALPLALLVAFILARYRFPGHTVLNILVLLPLVVPPVVTGYLLLIAFGSNGVIGRFLEEQFDFSFAFQWTGAALAAGVMAFPLMVRPIRQAIEAIELNWEKTARSLGAGRLTIFVTIILPLALPGIFAAVILGFAKALGEFGATITFVSNIPGETRTLPLAIYSFLQSPGDELQLWRLTVLSIVLAIIAVVFSEVMARRAKRFSGAHHD, from the coding sequence TTGGACGGTTTTTTCCAGTTTTTCAAATTGTCAGATGTTGAATGGACCGCGGTTATTCTTTCTTTGAAGGTGGCTTGTGCTGCTGTTGCTGTTGCTTTGCCATTAGCACTTCTTGTTGCTTTTATTTTGGCGCGGTATCGTTTTCCGGGCCATACGGTTTTGAATATTCTGGTTTTATTGCCGCTGGTGGTGCCACCGGTTGTCACGGGTTATTTGCTTTTGATCGCTTTTGGTAGCAATGGCGTTATAGGGCGGTTTTTGGAAGAGCAATTTGATTTTTCCTTCGCTTTTCAGTGGACAGGTGCAGCGCTTGCGGCAGGGGTCATGGCCTTTCCCTTGATGGTGCGCCCTATTCGTCAAGCGATAGAGGCGATTGAGTTGAATTGGGAGAAAACCGCGCGCAGCCTTGGGGCTGGGCGGCTGACTATTTTCGTCACTATCATTTTGCCACTCGCGTTACCCGGCATTTTTGCGGCAGTCATTTTAGGGTTCGCTAAAGCTTTGGGTGAGTTTGGTGCGACCATCACATTTGTTTCCAATATTCCAGGCGAGACGCGCACACTGCCGCTGGCGATTTATTCGTTCTTGCAGTCACCGGGTGATGAGCTACAACTTTGGCGATTGACTGTTTTAAGTATTGTGCTTGCGATCATTGCTGTTGTGTTTTCAGAGGTGATGGCACGAAGGGCCAAACGCTTCTCGGGAGCACACCATGATTGA
- a CDS encoding SDR family oxidoreductase yields the protein MQMKTALITGAARGIGLATTQLMLGKGWRVIMVDIDGDELAVAAEGFPDVVPVKADISDPDQVVALAQRIETEFGEIHTLVNNAGVADFGPIRETTYDRWRRVMATNLDGPFLMVQAFTELLAKGSASKVVSGGSAIVNISSISGLRASTLRVAYGTSKAAIIQLTLQQAAELGEFGIRVNAVAPGPVNTKLALGVHTPQIRAAYHDAIPLNRYGNEVEIAQAIVFLCSDEASYISGQILAADGGFQAVGIGLPALRD from the coding sequence ATGCAAATGAAAACTGCCCTTATTACTGGTGCTGCTCGCGGCATTGGACTTGCCACCACACAGTTGATGCTTGGCAAGGGCTGGCGGGTGATCATGGTTGATATCGATGGTGACGAACTGGCTGTGGCGGCAGAAGGTTTTCCTGATGTTGTGCCTGTGAAAGCTGATATTTCTGACCCAGATCAGGTGGTGGCTCTCGCGCAGCGGATTGAAACAGAATTTGGCGAGATTCATACGCTGGTCAATAATGCGGGTGTTGCTGATTTTGGCCCTATTCGCGAGACCACATATGATCGCTGGCGGCGCGTTATGGCGACGAATTTGGATGGGCCTTTTTTGATGGTTCAAGCTTTCACAGAATTGCTAGCCAAAGGATCGGCATCAAAGGTTGTTTCTGGTGGTTCTGCTATCGTCAATATTTCTTCTATTTCTGGTCTTCGAGCGAGTACGTTACGCGTTGCTTATGGCACGTCAAAAGCTGCAATTATTCAGCTTACATTACAGCAAGCCGCGGAGTTGGGTGAATTTGGTATTCGCGTCAATGCTGTAGCGCCAGGGCCAGTGAATACCAAGCTTGCGCTTGGCGTTCACACGCCGCAGATACGGGCGGCTTATCACGATGCAATCCCCCTCAACCGTTATGGTAATGAGGTGGAAATTGCTCAAGCTATTGTGTTCTTATGTTCCGATGAAGCTA
- a CDS encoding polyhydroxybutyrate depolymerase, with protein sequence MKRLFSIKMMGLVAVIAMVLFAVGLMPSYKSLARAEAACGGAVSCVVGNRSYLAVLPDGWNGRDELAVLIHFHGWGRTGKNVINNGKISDATRETNVLLLAPDGLGKSWSFWRSPSQDVPFVEAMIDDAAKRFAIDRKRIYVSGFSYGAAMAWRLACERGADYAAFLSIAGTLWNFEELQECASPITIRHVHGLRDTVMDLPRGEGGDPLYAVNPWLQLNGCKETPDQSARFGIFDQSVWESCASGHDVELEIHESGHIIPKGWMKRQLEKLQQENASS encoded by the coding sequence ATGAAACGTTTATTCTCAATAAAAATGATGGGCCTTGTTGCGGTAATAGCCATGGTGCTTTTTGCCGTTGGCTTGATGCCCAGTTATAAAAGTCTTGCCCGAGCAGAAGCTGCATGTGGGGGGGCGGTTTCTTGTGTTGTGGGCAATCGTTCTTATCTGGCTGTTTTGCCCGATGGCTGGAACGGACGTGATGAATTGGCCGTTTTGATTCATTTTCATGGCTGGGGACGCACCGGAAAAAATGTGATCAACAACGGTAAAATCTCTGATGCCACGCGCGAAACGAATGTTCTTTTACTTGCTCCTGACGGACTTGGAAAATCATGGAGCTTTTGGCGTTCACCCTCTCAAGATGTACCCTTTGTCGAGGCAATGATCGATGATGCGGCAAAACGCTTTGCGATTGACCGCAAGCGAATTTATGTGTCCGGCTTTTCATATGGAGCGGCAATGGCGTGGCGGCTTGCCTGTGAGCGGGGAGCTGATTATGCCGCTTTTTTGTCGATTGCTGGTACATTGTGGAACTTTGAAGAACTCCAAGAGTGCGCATCGCCTATAACCATACGTCATGTGCATGGGTTGAGAGATACGGTGATGGATTTGCCTCGCGGTGAGGGCGGTGATCCGCTTTACGCAGTTAACCCTTGGCTTCAACTCAATGGCTGCAAAGAGACGCCGGATCAATCGGCACGGTTTGGTATTTTTGACCAAAGCGTTTGGGAGAGTTGTGCTAGTGGCCATGATGTTGAGCTGGAAATTCATGAATCTGGGCATATTATCCCCAAAGGGTGGATGAAACGGCAGCTTGAAAAATTGCAGCAAGAGAACGCCTCTTCATAG